A single genomic interval of Xyrauchen texanus isolate HMW12.3.18 chromosome 8, RBS_HiC_50CHRs, whole genome shotgun sequence harbors:
- the LOC127648040 gene encoding angiopoietin-related protein 2-like — MEILVTCALAILLFFVETNSVDCRKEPSNTDTSKSDVSQKRPFRMPENKPSRCSYTFIVPQQKLTRALCVSTKSARANQSETAALRVLLDHQQEQLDRMHGQLEQEGALANEMRVLRRESVSMNARITQLYAQLLNEIIQKKDQALEQRHLERLVLNATSQVLQVSRSYRDLEKKYDMLTSVVSNQSQLITHLEKQCQLKDSTKAQQEATSLPVQQSNGLVNVNSEPKHISSNVQRDQSAPLPQEQRWQESLQIFDDSPSSPTDTPFISYPVTTSPGPWQDCQHVLESGETTSGIYLVRPRNTNHLLQAWCDQSRAQGGWTVIQRRQDGSVNFFRTWEQYKQGFGNLDGEYWLGLEHLYWLTSQATYKLRVSMEDWQGRQVFAEYNSFRVEPESDWYRLRLGQYQGNAGDSLSWHNNKPFTTLDRDKDAYSGNCAHYQKGGWWYHMCAHSNLNGVWYRGGHYRSRYQDGVYWAEFHGGSYSLKRVAMMIKPV, encoded by the exons ATGGAGATTCTAGTGACTTGTGCCTTGGCAATACTGCTGTTTTTCGTTGAGACGAACTCTGTAGATTGTCGCAAGGAACCCTCTAATACAGACACCTCCAAGAGTGATGTCAGTCAAAAAAGGCCATTTCGAATGCCAGAGAACAAGCCAAGCCGCTGTTCCTACACCTTCATTGTGCCCCAGCAGAAGTTAACGAGGGCCCTCTGCGTGAGCACCAAGTCAGCCCGTGCCAACCAGTCTGAGACGGCAGCCCTGCGAGTGTTGCTAGACCATCAACAAGAACAGCTGGACAGAATGCATGGGCAACTGGAGCAGGAAGGGGCACTGGCCAATGAGATGAGAGTTCTGCGCAGGGAGAGTGTCAGCATGAATGCCCGCATCACCCAACTCTATGCCCAACTGCTGAACGAGATTATCCAGAAGAAGGATCAGGCTTTGGAGCAACGGCATCTTGAGCGTTTGGTGCTTAATGCAACATCCCAG GTGCTGCAGGTGTCAAGAAGTTACAGAGACCTGGAAAAGAAATATGACATGCTCACTTCAGTAGTGAGCAACCAGAGCCAGTTAATAACACATCTGGAGAAACAGTGCCAACTCAAGGACTCTACCAAAGCACAGCAG GAGGCAACATCACTTCCGGTTCAACAGTCAAATGGATTGGTGAATGTGAACTCAGAGCCCAAACATATCTCAAGCAATGTCCAAAGAGACCAAAGTGCCCCTTTGCCGCAGGAACAGAGATGGCAAGAGTCGCTGCAGATCTTTGATGACTCCCCCAGCTCCCCCACAGACACACCATTCATCAGTTACCCTGTGACTACATCTCCAG GGCCATGGCAGGACTGTCAGCATGTGCTGGAGTCAGGAGAGACGACCAGTGGCATCTATCTGGTGCGTCCACGCAACACCAACCATCTGCTGCAGGCTTGGTGTGACCAAAGCAGAGCTCAGGGTGGGTGGACCGTCATCCAGAGGAGACAGGATGGCTCTGTGAACTTCTTCAGGACCTGGGAGCAGTACAAG CAAGGCTTTGGGAATCTGGATGGAGAATACTGGCTGGGTCTGGAGCACCTGTACTGGCTCACCTCTCAGGCCACCTACAAGCTACGTGTCTCCATGGAGGACTGGCAAGGACGTCAAGTGTTTGCGGAATACAACAGCTTTCGGGTGGAACCAGAGAGTGACTGGTATCGTCTACGGTTAGGCCAATACCAAGGCAACGCAGGAGACTCTCTCTCATGGCACAACAATAAACCTTTCACCACTCTGGATCGTGATAAGGATGCTTACTCGG GTAACTGTGCTCATTACCAGAAGGGAGGCTGGTGGTATCACATGTGTGCCCACTCTAACTTGAATGGAGTTTGGTACAGAGGCGGACATTACCGAAGTCGATACCAGGATGGTGTTTACTGGGCGGAGTTCCACGGAGGCTCGTACTCCCTGAAGAGAGTTGCCATGATGATCAAACCTGTATAA
- the LOC127648033 gene encoding hemicentin-2-like, whose protein sequence is MLLSQQLIGLLLVTLAHGGTNGHCPPYQLSPSTVVRYGDSVSVNCSTSVPHDGMGWESSEGGVPMTSDSLITLRVANLRRWDLVPICYINYNEEQCVIDVPIITYKTPGSVSISPIDNTVIEGNLYELQCDIQDVSPVRNLNVKWYKGQTLVNLIKFNDTTKTPENVTATLFITPDRADDGVQYRCEAELDLGPEGPQPPPRVKSESLNITVHFKPQINVCKDWSPKIWSSLSSYPSNSYSVVGNPPPNISWSRGSSSVNVSKVLDKYDSGQYKISAHNEHGSSICTVNIIVEYLPELNCSKSHQIKEKTLFKPPCLIDGFPKPEVSLYKDGKVIQLPYYPTWNDGGWYNLTASNKYGTVHDNFTINILYKPQINVCKDWSPKIWSSLSSYPSNSYSVVGNPPPNISWSRGSSSVNVSKLLDKYDSGQYKISAHNEHGSSICTVNITVEYPPVLNCSENYQIKEKNFFKLPCLADGFPKPDVSVYKDGKLILPSYVLTRHDSGWYNLAASNKYGTVYHNFTINILYSPVFEATSDTFVVVEDSSITLECSSTGNPKPEMWWSFNNKNISTERRHLHITFNIQKATSTNAGVYKCSATNRFGRQEKNFIVKIKGKFPIYIVIGVALVVLLILIILFCIYVWRKSKSSGLYQIQPENEISLLSN, encoded by the exons ATGCTCCTGTCTCAACAGCTGATAGGTCTCTTGCTGGTCACCCTTGCACATGGTG GTACAAACGGTCATTGTCCCCCTTATCAGCTCAGTCCATCGACAGTCGTGAGATATGGCGATTCTGTTTCAGTTAACTGCAGTACTTCTGTCCCTCATGATGGGATGGGCTGGGAATCCAGTGAGGGAGGAGTACCCATGACCAGTGACAGTCTGATCACATTGAGAGTGGCAAACCTGAGGCGATGGGATTTAGTGCCAATCTGCTACATAAACTATAATGAAGAACAGTGTGTAATAGACGTACCAATCATTACTTACA AGACTCCAGGCAGTGTGTCCATCAGCCCAATAGATAACACAGTCATAGAAGGCAATCTGTATGAGCTCCAGTGTGACATTCAGGATGTGTCTCCTGTTAGAAATCTCAACGTGAAATGGTACAAAGGACAGACTCTGGTGAATCTCATTAAATTTAATGACACCACCAAGACTCCAGAGAATGTCACTGCTACACTCTTCATCACTCCAGACAGAGCTGATGATGGAGTTCAGTACAGGTGTGAAGCAGAACTGGATCTGGGACCAGAAGGACCTCAACCTCCTCCTAGAGTGAAATCAGAATCTCTGAACATTACAGTTCATT TTAAGCCACAAATAAATGTGTGTAAGGACTGGTCACCAAAGATATGGAGCTCATTGAGTTCCTATCCCTCAAATTCATATTCTGTTGTGGGTAACCCTCCTCCTAACATCTCTTGGAGCCGTGGATCATCATCTGTCAATGTCTCCAAGGTTCTTGACAAATATGACTCTGGCCAGTATAAAATCTCTGCCCATAATGAACATGGTTCCTCCATCTGTACCGTAAACATCATAGTAGAGT ATCTTCCAGAGCTGAACTGCAGTAAAAGCCACCAAATAAAAGAGAAAACACTCTTCAAACCTCCTTGTTTAATTGATGGATTCCCAAAGCCTGAAGTCTCCCTATACAAAGATGGAAAAGTTATCCAGCTTCCGTATTATCCCACATGGAATGATGGTGGCTGGTATAATTTAACTGCTAGTAACAAATATGGAACGGTGCATGATAATTTCACCATCAACATCCTGT ATAAGCCACAAATAAATGTGTGTAAGGACTGGTCACCAAAGATATGGAGCTCATTGAGTTCCTATCCCTCAAATTCATATTCTGTTGTGGGTAACCCTCCTCCTAACATCTCTTGGAGCCGTGGATCATCATCTGTCAATGTCTCCAAGCTTCTTGACAAATATGACTCTGGCCAGTATAAAATCTCTGCCCATAATGAACATGGTTCCTCCATCTGTACCGTAAACATCACAGTAGAGT ATCCTCCAGTGCTGAACTGCAGTGAAAACTAccaaataaaagagaaaaacttCTTTAAACTTCCTTGCTTAGCCGATGGATTCCCAAAGCCTGATGTCTCCGTCTACAAAGATGGAAAACTTATCCTGCCCTCATATGTTCTCACAAGGCATGATAGTGGCTGGTATAATTTAGCTGCAAGTAACAAATATGGAACTGTGTATCATAATTTCACCATCAACATCCTTT ATTCCCCAGTGTTTGAGGCCACGTCAGATACATTTGTGGTGGTAGAAGACAGCAGTATAACCCTCGAGTGCAGCTCTACTGGTAACCCAAAACCTGAAATGTGGTGGAGCTTTAACAATAAAAACATCTCCACTGAGAGGCGCCATCTTCACATCACTTTCAACATTCAGAAAGCCACGTCTACCAATGCTGGAGTTTATAAATGTAGTGCCACGAATAGATTTGGACGCCAGGAGAAGAACTTTATTGTGAAGATAAAAG GCAAATTTCCCATCTACATAGTAATTGGAGTCGCACTTGTCGTACTGCTTATTTTGATAATCTTATTCTGTatttatgtttggagaaagagcAAATCAAGTGGACTTTATCAAATACAGCCAGAGAATGAAATTAGTCTGTTAAGCAATTGA